A region from the Cryptosporangium arvum DSM 44712 genome encodes:
- a CDS encoding GNAT family N-acetyltransferase: protein MDNVKITNVPDASRYEADVDGAQAGVVEYQLDGDTIMFTHTGVPPEFEGRGIASQLARFVLDDARARGLEVLPRCPYIAGWIARHTDYLDLVPEGARARYKLPASS, encoded by the coding sequence ATGGACAACGTGAAGATCACCAACGTCCCCGACGCGAGCCGGTACGAAGCGGACGTGGACGGCGCTCAGGCCGGCGTCGTCGAGTACCAGCTCGACGGCGACACCATCATGTTCACCCACACCGGGGTGCCACCGGAGTTCGAGGGCCGTGGCATCGCCTCCCAGCTGGCCCGGTTCGTGCTCGACGACGCCCGCGCCCGCGGCCTCGAGGTTTTACCCCGCTGCCCGTACATCGCCGGCTGGATCGCGCGGCACACCGACTACCTCGACCTGGTGCCCGAAGGGGCACGCGCGCGGTACAAG
- a CDS encoding 5'-3' exonuclease H3TH domain-containing protein, whose protein sequence is MLLDAASLYFRAFYGVPTSITAPDGTPINAVRGFLDMTSTLVTRFRPNRLVACLDEDWRPSWRVALVPSYKAHRVAGEPDEEEIPDELSPQVPVLLEVLAAFGIATVGAADYEADDVIGTLATRGPGPVDVVTGDRDLIQLIDDANGVRVLYTGRGVAKLEEMDAAAVRAKYGVEPSQYADFATLRGDPSDGLPGVAGIGEKTAAGLLGRFGDLTGLLAAVDARNTALPASSWKRLDAAREYLAVAPDVVRVARDIAIPPVTDALPSTPVDPERVEALAERWGLESAVGRLTKALSGT, encoded by the coding sequence ATGCTCCTCGACGCGGCCAGTCTGTACTTCCGTGCGTTCTACGGCGTGCCGACGTCGATCACGGCGCCGGACGGTACCCCGATCAACGCCGTGCGCGGCTTCCTCGACATGACGTCGACGCTCGTCACCCGGTTCCGGCCGAACCGGCTGGTCGCCTGCCTGGACGAGGACTGGCGGCCGTCCTGGCGGGTCGCGCTGGTGCCCTCGTACAAGGCCCACCGGGTGGCCGGCGAGCCCGACGAGGAGGAGATCCCCGACGAGCTGAGCCCGCAGGTCCCGGTGCTGCTCGAGGTCCTCGCCGCGTTCGGCATCGCGACCGTGGGTGCGGCCGACTACGAGGCCGACGACGTGATCGGGACGCTGGCCACCCGCGGCCCCGGTCCGGTCGACGTCGTGACCGGTGACCGCGACCTCATTCAGCTGATCGACGACGCGAACGGCGTCCGGGTGCTCTACACCGGCCGGGGCGTGGCGAAGCTGGAGGAGATGGACGCGGCGGCGGTCCGGGCGAAGTACGGCGTCGAGCCCAGCCAGTACGCCGATTTCGCGACCCTGCGTGGCGACCCGAGCGACGGTCTGCCGGGCGTGGCCGGGATCGGCGAGAAGACCGCGGCCGGGCTGCTCGGACGGTTCGGCGATCTGACCGGGCTGCTCGCGGCGGTCGACGCGCGCAACACGGCGCTCCCGGCGTCGTCGTGGAAGCGGTTGGACGCGGCCCGGGAGTACCTGGCGGTCGCACCGGACGTCGTGCGGGTGGCGCGGGACATCGCGATCCCGCCGGTCACCGACGCGCTCCCGAGCACCCCGGTCGACCCGGAGCGGGTCGAGGCCCTGGCGGAGCGGTGGGGGCTCGAGAGCGCGGTCGGCCGTCTCACGAAGGCGCTGTCGGGAACGTGA
- a CDS encoding sensor histidine kinase codes for MFLLTGGSVRHDGSGQNGHDRAFLADELGGVPGARESADGVDVAADHAAFSAAFDAPGDHHDFIDDFVDLVGHHLRTPLTAIRTLLELLADDSGGGLDPATARRLVGAVQANSDRMLRVIDTLLLLARARHAEAARDHVPVDLAAVVDRVGSAMAPAADGSGISMTVEATDPVWTVGDPVLLERAIGHLAGNALRFTDRGGQLSLRALAEPRPAIEVQDTGVGIPPERQPGLLRPLVLTAGAAPSDDAHLGLGTVSAIARAHQGDIDIRSAPGRGTTFRITFPTAPS; via the coding sequence GTGTTCCTACTGACTGGGGGTTCGGTGCGGCACGACGGCAGTGGGCAGAACGGACATGACCGCGCTTTCCTTGCCGACGAACTGGGTGGGGTACCCGGTGCCCGGGAGTCGGCCGACGGTGTCGACGTCGCCGCGGACCACGCGGCGTTCTCGGCCGCGTTCGACGCTCCGGGGGACCACCACGACTTCATCGACGACTTCGTCGACCTGGTCGGCCACCACCTGCGGACGCCGCTGACCGCGATCCGCACCCTGCTCGAGCTGCTCGCCGACGACAGCGGCGGCGGGCTCGACCCGGCGACCGCCCGGCGGCTCGTCGGCGCGGTGCAGGCGAACTCCGACCGGATGCTGCGCGTGATCGACACGCTGCTGCTGCTCGCGCGGGCCCGGCACGCCGAGGCGGCGCGTGACCACGTCCCGGTCGACCTGGCGGCGGTCGTCGACCGGGTCGGCTCGGCGATGGCGCCGGCCGCCGACGGCAGCGGGATCTCGATGACCGTGGAGGCCACAGATCCGGTGTGGACGGTCGGCGATCCGGTGCTGCTGGAACGTGCGATCGGGCACCTCGCGGGCAACGCGCTGCGCTTCACCGACCGCGGCGGGCAGCTGAGCCTGCGGGCGCTGGCCGAGCCACGCCCGGCGATCGAGGTGCAGGACACCGGCGTCGGCATCCCGCCCGAGCGTCAGCCGGGCCTGCTGCGCCCGCTGGTGCTCACCGCGGGCGCCGCCCCCTCCGACGACGCCCACCTGGGGCTGGGCACGGTCAGCGCGATCGCCCGCGCTCACCAGGGAGACATCGACATCCGATCGGCGCCGGGCCGCGGGACGACCTTCCGCATCACGTTCCCGACAGCGCCTTCGTGA
- a CDS encoding DEAD/DEAH box helicase produces MSTPAEQYAAARRRAGHPAYTDFTAQLSFDLDDFQREACEALEDGRGVLVCAPTGAGKTVVGEFAVHLALRQGTKCFYTTPIKALSNQKFNDLVARYGADKVGLLTGDNAINGDAPVVVMTTEVLRNMLYANSATLENLAYVVMDEVHYLADRFRGAVWEEVIIHLPESVSLVSLSATVSNAEEFAEWLVTVRGDTAVVVSEHRPVPLWQHVLVGRRMFDLFTEKKTENLTNKDVDPDLSRYVREQLRKVQYTRSGRPIRAKNLVPFRSDVIERLDREGLLPAITFVFSRAGCDAAVQQCMAAGLRLTTPDERAEIRAIAEERTRDLAAEDLQVLGYWEWLDGLQRGLAAHHAGLLPVYKEVVEELFVRGLVKAVFATETLALGINMPARSVVLERLVKFNGESHVDLTAGEYTQLTGRAGRRGIDVEGHAVVVWSPEIDPRHVAGLASTRTYPLRSSFRPSYNMAVNLVGSVGRERARELLETSFAQFQADRAVVGLAKQAQRQHDALDAYQESMTCHLGDFAEYAALRRQIKDRENALAKQGASQRRAAAADSLERLRIGDVILVPTGRRAGLAVVLDPGTQPLGESRPLVLTADRWAGRLSLADFTAEIDVLTRMRVPKHFNHRAPQARRDLASALRTAGADLAGVRKKKGRAAAADDELLGELRAALRRHPCHGCNDREEHARWAERFDRLSTETHQLEQRVHNRTNSLARTFDQVCGLLESRGYLDGERVTDAGRGLARIWSESDLLVAECLRAEVWEGLSAPELAGAVSALVYEARRADESPTPVPSGPLRDSLAVVGRLASELARDEGERGLSLTREPDYGFVWPAYRWARGEPLERVLTAASGVEGEMPAGDFVRWCRQVLDLLDQIAGAAPAGSTLRSTARQAIDATRRGVVAYTAL; encoded by the coding sequence ATGAGCACCCCCGCCGAGCAGTACGCGGCGGCACGTCGGCGCGCCGGCCACCCGGCCTACACCGACTTCACCGCGCAGCTGTCGTTCGATCTTGATGACTTCCAGCGGGAGGCCTGCGAGGCGCTCGAAGACGGGCGCGGGGTGCTGGTGTGCGCCCCGACCGGTGCCGGCAAGACCGTCGTCGGCGAGTTCGCCGTCCACCTGGCGCTCCGCCAAGGCACCAAATGCTTCTACACGACGCCGATCAAGGCGCTGTCGAACCAGAAGTTCAACGACCTCGTCGCCCGGTACGGCGCGGACAAGGTCGGCCTGCTGACCGGCGACAACGCGATCAACGGCGACGCGCCCGTGGTGGTCATGACCACCGAGGTGCTGCGCAACATGCTGTACGCGAACTCCGCGACGCTGGAGAACCTGGCCTACGTGGTGATGGACGAGGTCCACTACCTGGCCGACCGTTTCCGCGGCGCGGTCTGGGAGGAGGTGATCATCCACCTGCCCGAGTCGGTCTCGCTGGTCTCGCTCTCGGCGACGGTCAGCAACGCCGAGGAGTTCGCGGAGTGGCTGGTCACCGTCCGCGGCGACACGGCGGTGGTGGTCTCCGAGCACCGCCCGGTGCCGCTCTGGCAGCACGTCCTCGTCGGCCGGCGGATGTTCGATCTCTTCACCGAGAAGAAGACCGAGAACCTCACGAACAAAGATGTCGACCCGGACCTCAGCCGGTACGTCCGCGAGCAGCTGCGCAAGGTCCAGTACACCCGCTCGGGCCGTCCGATCCGGGCGAAGAACCTCGTCCCGTTCCGGTCCGACGTCATCGAGCGCCTCGACCGCGAAGGCCTGCTCCCGGCGATCACGTTCGTGTTCAGCCGGGCGGGCTGCGACGCCGCCGTGCAGCAGTGCATGGCCGCCGGGCTGCGTCTCACCACTCCGGACGAGCGGGCCGAGATCCGCGCCATCGCCGAGGAGCGCACCCGCGACCTCGCCGCCGAGGACCTGCAGGTGCTCGGCTACTGGGAGTGGCTCGACGGGCTGCAGCGCGGTCTGGCCGCGCACCACGCCGGGCTGCTTCCGGTCTACAAGGAGGTCGTCGAGGAGCTGTTCGTCCGCGGCCTGGTCAAGGCGGTGTTCGCCACCGAGACGCTCGCGCTCGGCATCAACATGCCGGCCCGGTCCGTCGTCCTCGAACGGCTGGTGAAGTTCAACGGCGAGAGCCACGTCGACCTCACCGCGGGGGAGTACACGCAGCTCACCGGCCGGGCCGGTCGTCGCGGTATCGACGTCGAGGGCCACGCGGTCGTCGTCTGGTCGCCGGAGATCGACCCCCGCCACGTCGCCGGCCTGGCGTCGACCCGGACGTATCCGCTGCGCAGCAGTTTCCGGCCGTCCTACAACATGGCCGTGAACCTCGTCGGGTCGGTCGGGCGCGAACGTGCCCGCGAGCTGCTGGAGACCTCGTTCGCCCAGTTCCAGGCCGACCGGGCCGTCGTCGGCCTGGCCAAGCAGGCCCAGCGTCAGCACGACGCGCTCGACGCCTATCAGGAGTCGATGACCTGCCACCTCGGTGACTTCGCCGAGTACGCGGCGCTGCGCAGGCAGATCAAGGACCGCGAGAACGCGCTGGCCAAGCAGGGCGCGTCGCAGCGCCGGGCGGCGGCAGCCGATTCGCTGGAGAGACTACGCATCGGCGACGTCATCCTGGTGCCCACGGGGCGCCGGGCGGGCCTCGCCGTCGTGCTCGACCCCGGGACGCAGCCGCTCGGTGAGTCCCGTCCGTTGGTGCTCACCGCGGACCGCTGGGCCGGGCGGCTCTCACTCGCCGACTTCACCGCCGAGATCGACGTCCTCACCCGGATGCGAGTGCCCAAGCACTTCAACCACCGCGCGCCCCAGGCCCGTCGCGACCTGGCCTCGGCGCTGCGTACGGCGGGTGCCGACCTGGCCGGCGTGCGCAAGAAGAAGGGGCGCGCCGCCGCCGCGGACGACGAGCTGCTCGGGGAACTGCGCGCCGCGCTGCGCCGCCACCCCTGCCACGGGTGCAACGACCGGGAGGAGCACGCCCGCTGGGCCGAGCGCTTCGACCGGCTCTCCACCGAGACCCACCAGCTCGAGCAGCGCGTGCACAACCGCACGAACTCGCTCGCGCGTACGTTCGATCAGGTCTGCGGCCTGCTGGAGAGCCGGGGCTATCTGGACGGCGAGCGGGTGACCGACGCCGGGCGCGGGCTCGCCCGGATCTGGTCGGAGTCCGACCTGCTGGTCGCCGAGTGCCTGCGCGCCGAGGTCTGGGAGGGTCTGTCCGCGCCGGAGCTGGCCGGTGCGGTGTCCGCGCTGGTGTACGAGGCCCGGCGGGCCGACGAGAGCCCCACCCCGGTGCCGAGCGGCCCGCTGCGCGATTCGCTCGCCGTCGTCGGCCGGCTGGCGTCGGAGCTGGCCCGCGACGAGGGGGAGCGCGGCCTGTCGCTCACCCGCGAGCCCGACTACGGCTTCGTCTGGCCGGCCTACCGGTGGGCCCGGGGGGAGCCGCTGGAGCGGGTCCTCACGGCCGCCTCCGGGGTCGAGGGCGAGATGCCGGCCGGTGACTTCGTGCGCTGGTGCCGGCAGGTGCTCGACCTGCTCGACCAGATCGCGGGCGCGGCCCCGGCGGGCAGCACGCTGCGCTCCACCGCCCGCCAGGCCATCGACGCCACCCGACGAGGAGTCGTCGCCTACACCGCCCTGTAG
- a CDS encoding HAD family hydrolase, translating to MSLRPIDAVLFDFSGTLLAVEPPADWLRRAADPLGLAFTDTESSALVERLLWAGRPGGPAPSDLTGALVEAYASRDLSFEQHRDAYTALMARADLPDPRLASALYDAMFPPEAWVPYADTAPVLAALSSHDVRVAVVSNIAHDLRPTFDHHGLTQFIDAFVFSYEVDAMKPSPKIFRVACEELGVEPERALMVGDTTADAGAVEVEMPALVLPASPPGAVHGLAAVLALAGIA from the coding sequence GTGTCTCTTCGTCCGATCGACGCCGTCCTGTTCGATTTCTCCGGAACGTTGCTGGCGGTCGAGCCGCCCGCGGACTGGTTGCGCCGCGCCGCCGACCCGCTCGGTCTGGCCTTCACCGACACCGAATCGTCCGCGCTGGTCGAGCGCCTGCTCTGGGCCGGGCGGCCCGGCGGCCCCGCTCCGTCCGACCTGACCGGTGCGCTCGTCGAGGCGTACGCGTCGCGTGACCTGTCGTTCGAGCAACATCGGGACGCGTACACCGCGCTGATGGCGCGCGCGGACCTGCCCGACCCCCGGCTGGCCTCGGCGCTCTACGACGCGATGTTCCCGCCGGAGGCGTGGGTTCCGTACGCGGACACGGCGCCGGTGCTGGCCGCGCTGTCGTCCCACGACGTGCGCGTCGCGGTGGTCAGCAACATCGCGCACGATCTGCGGCCGACCTTCGACCACCACGGTCTGACGCAGTTCATCGACGCGTTCGTGTTCTCGTACGAGGTCGACGCGATGAAGCCGAGCCCGAAGATCTTCCGGGTGGCGTGCGAGGAGCTGGGCGTGGAGCCGGAGCGGGCGCTGATGGTGGGCGACACGACGGCGGACGCGGGGGCGGTCGAGGTCGAGATGCCCGCGCTCGTGCTGCCGGCCAGCCCGCCCGGTGCGGTGCACGGCCTGGCCGCGGTGCTGGCGCTCGCGGGGATCGCCTGA
- a CDS encoding IPT/TIG domain-containing protein, with product MTLDTRARRAAAVVALLGTGALGVGTLAAASPALAASAKPAAGAKAPKPADAVATPKASPTPKTSPTQKASPAPKASAKPGAAAPAVITVAGLSSAFGSTAGGTNVVINGKGFSRVDPANKSAVLFGKAPATTFLVLSDTQIAATVPAGSGTKVPVSVTDGTDTSPDTAGDDFTYLDPISVQVPDKTDLSAAGGTKVRLTLAGTNLSLGTSQGTFAQKKITATVDGTPGALTWVDATHVDLTAPAGTPTRTGGKVSVVVVNNGVAGPADTTHARYVAVVTKLSVATGRTTGTTGAAGKPALTITGVGLNGATGFSFGSVKGTCTAVSGKEATTWTCANVPAGTVGAVPVLPTFTDGRSAGVTAGSIFVYTDL from the coding sequence GTGACCCTCGACACCCGCGCTCGCCGCGCCGCCGCCGTCGTCGCCCTGCTGGGCACCGGCGCCCTCGGCGTCGGCACGCTCGCGGCCGCGTCCCCGGCACTCGCCGCGTCGGCGAAACCGGCGGCGGGAGCCAAGGCGCCGAAGCCGGCCGACGCCGTGGCGACCCCGAAGGCGAGCCCGACCCCGAAAACGAGCCCCACCCAGAAGGCGAGCCCGGCGCCGAAGGCGAGCGCGAAACCGGGCGCCGCGGCACCGGCGGTGATCACGGTCGCCGGGCTCAGCAGTGCGTTCGGCAGCACGGCCGGCGGCACGAACGTCGTGATCAACGGCAAGGGCTTCAGCCGGGTGGATCCGGCGAACAAGTCCGCGGTGCTCTTCGGCAAGGCGCCGGCCACGACGTTCCTGGTGCTCTCGGACACGCAGATCGCCGCGACCGTGCCGGCCGGCAGTGGGACGAAGGTGCCGGTCTCGGTCACCGACGGCACCGATACCAGCCCGGACACCGCAGGCGACGACTTCACCTACCTGGACCCGATCAGCGTCCAGGTGCCCGACAAGACCGACCTCTCCGCCGCCGGCGGCACGAAGGTCCGGTTGACGCTCGCCGGGACGAACCTGAGCCTCGGCACCTCGCAGGGCACGTTCGCGCAGAAGAAGATCACCGCGACCGTCGACGGCACCCCCGGAGCCTTGACCTGGGTCGACGCCACCCACGTCGACCTCACCGCCCCGGCCGGTACCCCGACGAGGACCGGCGGGAAGGTCTCGGTCGTCGTGGTGAACAACGGCGTGGCCGGTCCCGCCGACACCACGCACGCCCGTTACGTCGCGGTCGTGACGAAGCTCAGCGTCGCCACGGGACGGACCACCGGGACGACCGGGGCCGCCGGCAAGCCCGCGCTGACGATCACCGGCGTGGGCCTGAACGGCGCGACCGGTTTCTCGTTCGGCTCGGTCAAGGGCACCTGCACCGCGGTCAGTGGCAAGGAAGCCACCACGTGGACCTGCGCGAACGTGCCCGCAGGCACGGTCGGCGCGGTTCCGGTGCTCCCCACGTTCACCGACGGCCGGTCAGCCGGCGTCACCGCGGGCTCGATCTTCGTCTACACGGATCTCTGA
- a CDS encoding IPT/TIG domain-containing protein: protein MLHPRSRRTRLAAALGATVLAGGGVVAVAGVAQAATAPAISIKSLSTSKGSIAGGTAVLITGKGFSALSEADLNSVKFGSVAVSSFTVINDTQIATKAPAPNSTSTDDTVKVRVTITDGTDTSANTTADDFTYIAPITAVAPANTVLSAAGGTTVRLTLTGTGLDLGTASTFGAKKITATVNGVAGKLKYVDADEVDLTAPAGTPTITSGKVTIAVLNDGVAGTVDDTNAKYVAVVTKLSVASGKTTGTTGTDAKAALTITGAGLTGATWKIGSTDLTCVAATGKAATTWTCKDVPAGSAGPVSITPSFSSGATAGVTAGATYTYADL, encoded by the coding sequence GTGTTACACCCCCGCAGCCGACGTACCCGTCTCGCCGCCGCCCTCGGCGCCACCGTCCTCGCGGGAGGTGGTGTGGTCGCCGTCGCCGGCGTCGCTCAGGCCGCGACAGCCCCGGCGATCTCGATCAAGTCCCTGAGCACGAGCAAAGGCAGCATCGCCGGCGGCACCGCGGTGCTGATCACCGGTAAGGGCTTCTCGGCCCTCTCGGAAGCCGACCTGAACAGCGTCAAGTTCGGCTCGGTCGCGGTCAGCTCGTTCACGGTCATCAACGACACCCAGATCGCGACGAAGGCCCCCGCCCCCAACTCGACGTCCACCGACGACACGGTGAAGGTCCGGGTCACGATCACCGACGGCACCGACACCTCGGCGAACACGACGGCCGACGACTTCACCTACATCGCGCCGATCACCGCGGTGGCCCCGGCGAACACCGTCCTCTCCGCGGCGGGCGGCACGACCGTGCGGCTCACGCTCACCGGAACCGGCCTCGACCTCGGCACCGCGTCCACGTTCGGGGCCAAGAAGATCACCGCGACCGTCAACGGCGTCGCCGGCAAGCTGAAGTACGTCGACGCCGACGAGGTCGACCTCACCGCACCGGCCGGGACACCGACGATCACCAGCGGCAAGGTGACGATCGCCGTGCTGAACGACGGCGTCGCCGGCACCGTGGACGACACCAACGCGAAGTACGTCGCCGTGGTGACGAAGCTGAGCGTGGCGTCCGGCAAGACCACCGGCACGACCGGCACCGACGCGAAGGCCGCCCTCACCATCACCGGTGCGGGCCTGACCGGGGCGACCTGGAAGATCGGCAGCACCGACCTCACCTGCGTGGCGGCGACCGGCAAGGCGGCGACCACCTGGACGTGCAAGGACGTTCCGGCCGGAAGCGCCGGGCCGGTGTCGATCACGCCCAGCTTCAGCTCGGGCGCGACGGCGGGCGTGACCGCCGGCGCGACGTACACCTACGCCGACCTGTAA
- a CDS encoding IPT/TIG domain-containing protein yields MLESPRGRTRAAAVFFAASVALGGAAGATSFAGSAFAAAGDPTIKSLSVSKGSAGGGTNVLITGTGFSTVDEQTATNVVFGSTNATSFIVLSDTQIAAKAPAGTGAVSVKVTNGTGSTADTNADNFTYIDPITVTVPSGTLLSAAGGTTFIGTLTTGTLTTAGDITTKKITATVNGAAAKVAFSAADKLAITAPAGTPTLTSGKVTISVLSDGVTGTVDNTNAKYAAVVTKLSVTSGPTAGTNGTSDKPAVTITGVGLKGATDIKFGATTATCVAGSGTKEDTTLTCTNIPGGSAGPVTVVFTPAGGATFGITSGSTYTYTDVG; encoded by the coding sequence ATGCTGGAAAGTCCTCGCGGCCGTACCCGTGCCGCAGCAGTCTTCTTCGCCGCGTCGGTGGCCCTCGGAGGGGCGGCCGGCGCGACGTCCTTTGCCGGGAGCGCGTTCGCTGCCGCCGGCGACCCGACGATCAAGTCGCTCAGCGTCTCGAAGGGCAGCGCGGGCGGCGGCACCAACGTCCTCATCACGGGTACCGGCTTCAGCACGGTGGACGAGCAGACCGCGACGAACGTCGTCTTCGGCAGCACCAACGCGACGAGCTTCATCGTGCTGTCGGACACCCAGATCGCGGCCAAGGCGCCGGCCGGTACCGGCGCGGTGTCGGTGAAGGTCACCAACGGCACCGGCTCGACCGCCGACACGAACGCCGACAACTTCACCTACATCGACCCGATCACGGTCACGGTGCCCTCGGGAACGCTACTGAGCGCGGCCGGCGGTACGACCTTCATCGGCACTCTCACCACCGGTACCCTTACCACCGCCGGTGACATCACCACGAAGAAAATCACCGCGACGGTGAACGGTGCGGCGGCCAAGGTGGCCTTCTCGGCCGCCGACAAGCTGGCGATCACCGCCCCGGCGGGTACGCCGACCCTCACCAGCGGAAAGGTCACGATCTCGGTCCTGAGCGACGGTGTCACCGGCACGGTGGACAACACCAACGCGAAGTACGCCGCGGTCGTGACGAAGCTGAGCGTCACCTCCGGCCCGACGGCGGGCACCAACGGCACCAGCGACAAGCCCGCGGTCACGATCACCGGGGTCGGCCTCAAGGGCGCGACCGACATCAAGTTCGGGGCCACGACCGCGACCTGCGTCGCCGGTTCCGGCACCAAGGAAGACACGACCCTGACCTGCACCAACATCCCCGGGGGCTCGGCCGGACCGGTCACCGTGGTCTTCACGCCCGCGGGTGGCGCCACCTTCGGCATCACCTCCGGCTCGACGTACACCTACACCGACGTCGGCTGA
- a CDS encoding SDR family NAD(P)-dependent oxidoreductase: MELFSLAGRVALVTGGSSGIGRAMASALVRAGARVVVTARGQEALDTTVAELGASAAAVSADLGVRAEVVRAADEAASIFGEPDILVTAAAINHRPPMDELTLDDWDATIELNLTAPFLLGQRFGPRMAERGWGRIIHVASQQAVRAYLNSGAYGASKGGVTALTRSQAEAWSSRGVCVNSVAPGVVRTPLTAPVFADPAKAAAMAARTMIGRNGEPSDYEGVAVFLAGDASAYVTGQTIFVDGGFSVH, from the coding sequence GTGGAGCTCTTCTCGCTGGCCGGACGGGTGGCCCTGGTGACCGGCGGTAGTTCGGGCATCGGCCGGGCGATGGCGTCGGCGCTGGTACGTGCCGGCGCTCGCGTGGTCGTGACGGCGCGCGGCCAGGAAGCCTTGGACACGACGGTCGCGGAACTGGGCGCGTCCGCGGCCGCGGTGAGCGCGGATCTCGGGGTGCGGGCCGAGGTGGTGCGGGCCGCCGACGAGGCCGCGTCGATCTTCGGCGAGCCCGACATCCTGGTCACCGCGGCCGCGATCAACCACCGCCCGCCGATGGACGAACTCACGCTCGACGACTGGGACGCCACGATCGAGCTCAACCTCACCGCGCCGTTCCTGCTCGGTCAGCGCTTCGGCCCGCGGATGGCCGAGCGGGGCTGGGGGCGGATCATCCACGTCGCGTCCCAGCAGGCCGTGCGGGCCTACTTGAACAGCGGCGCGTACGGAGCCTCCAAGGGAGGCGTCACCGCGCTGACCCGCTCGCAGGCCGAGGCGTGGTCGTCGCGCGGGGTGTGCGTGAACTCGGTGGCCCCAGGGGTGGTGCGCACCCCGCTGACCGCCCCGGTCTTCGCCGACCCGGCCAAGGCCGCGGCGATGGCGGCCCGCACCATGATCGGCCGCAACGGCGAACCCTCCGACTACGAGGGCGTGGCGGTGTTCCTGGCCGGCGACGCCTCCGCCTACGTCACCGGCCAGACGATCTTCGTCGACGGCGGCTTCTCCGTGCACTGA
- a CDS encoding putative RNA methyltransferase — protein sequence MLADVVDCLRCPHCADDAIGLTLSERTLRCPNGHTFDLAKQGYVSLLTGHAAAVPGDTAAMVAAREAFLSGGHFSPITSALTTAAAAAAAGLTPGDALSPGGGLPSGGGPPPRGRVGPGGGLLPGGRGGEVGSGGELPPAGGGVVPGTGGDAAGRCVLDLGAGTGHYLAAVLDAVPGWVGVAADISGYALRRAARAHARAGAVRCDAWRPLPLRSGAVDVVVNVFAPRNGAELNRVLNSGGVVLVVAPTGRHLRELAAAVGAVSVDPRKADRLDAALGPYFTRSGSEVVETTLRLSHAEAVTAVAMGPAAWHVDPETLTARVAALPEPVEVTLSVTLSTYRR from the coding sequence GTGCTGGCGGATGTCGTCGATTGCCTGCGGTGCCCGCACTGCGCCGACGACGCCATCGGCCTGACGCTGAGCGAGCGCACCCTGCGCTGCCCGAACGGCCACACGTTCGACCTGGCCAAGCAGGGCTACGTCAGCCTGCTCACCGGCCACGCCGCCGCGGTACCCGGTGACACCGCCGCGATGGTCGCCGCCCGCGAAGCCTTCCTCTCCGGCGGCCACTTCAGCCCGATCACGTCCGCCCTCACCACGGCCGCGGCTGCTGCCGCCGCCGGGCTCACTCCGGGCGACGCGCTTTCCCCGGGTGGCGGGCTGCCCTCTGGCGGCGGTCCGCCTCCGCGCGGCCGGGTCGGCCCGGGCGGTGGGCTGCTTCCGGGCGGTCGCGGTGGCGAGGTCGGCTCGGGCGGTGAACTGCCCCCGGCCGGTGGCGGGGTCGTTCCCGGAACCGGCGGGGACGCCGCCGGGCGGTGTGTGCTCGATCTCGGGGCGGGAACCGGGCACTACCTCGCGGCGGTGCTGGATGCGGTGCCGGGGTGGGTCGGGGTGGCGGCGGACATCTCCGGGTACGCACTGCGCCGGGCGGCCCGGGCCCACGCGCGCGCGGGAGCCGTCCGGTGTGACGCGTGGCGGCCGCTCCCGCTCCGATCGGGCGCGGTGGACGTCGTCGTCAACGTTTTCGCACCGCGCAACGGCGCGGAACTGAACCGCGTGCTGAACTCCGGCGGGGTCGTTCTGGTGGTCGCACCGACCGGCCGGCACCTGCGCGAGCTGGCCGCCGCTGTGGGCGCGGTCTCGGTCGACCCGCGCAAAGCCGACCGTCTCGACGCCGCGCTCGGGCCGTACTTCACCCGGTCCGGCAGTGAGGTGGTGGAGACGACCCTGCGGCTGAGCCACGCGGAAGCGGTCACCGCGGTCGCGATGGGGCCGGCCGCCTGGCACGTGGACCCGGAGACGCTCACGGCCCGGGTGGCGGCGCTGCCGGAGCCGGTGGAGGTCACGCTCTCGGTGACGCTCAGTACCTACAGGAGGTGA